A window from Pochonia chlamydosporia 170 chromosome Unknown PCv3seq00020, whole genome shotgun sequence encodes these proteins:
- a CDS encoding amidohydrolase (similar to Metarhizium robertsii ARSEF 23 XP_007822291.2), producing the protein MSNFYGMYFGDPDLFPIYEALNKLNVTIFEHPTTPCTEYNHLKYDITAEAPTITQKEWQSLNRPVATRQFAAPTLDFPFDTARTFADLFYSEIPTRFSRLKWIIPHAGGGLIPTLDRIVGYSTLYPHLNLTRSSMIATLAKSFYFDLAGPWPVDSAIPSLLRWVDYTHIMWGSDIPFTPLVAAAAGISHLTWMFRRSDVAMRGGYSGKGIRELFRRGGLVKTSLRKSRLTSEPKHVLTSQYSGLAVLGQARFWCLVGPRAVRVP; encoded by the coding sequence ATGTCCAATTTCTACGGCATGTACTTTGGCGACCCAGACCTATTCCCAATCTACGAGGcgctcaacaagctcaacgtGACAATCTTTGAGCATCCCACGACGCCATGCACTGAGTACAACCATTTGAAATATGACATCACCGCGGAAGCTCCAACAATCACGCAGAAGGAATGGCAGTCCCTCAATAGACCGGTggcaaccagacaatttgCGGCCCCAACGCTCGACTTCCCTTTCGATACAGCTCGCACTTTCGCAGACCTATTCTACTCCGAAATACCAACCCGATTCTCACGCCTCAAATGGATCATCCCACatgctggcggcggcctcATCCCCACTTTAGATCGGATAGTTGGGTACAGTACTCTATATCCCCACCTCAACTTGACGCGATCATCCATGATAGCGACACTCGCGAAAAGCTTCTACTTCGACCTTGCCGGACCCTGGCCAGTCGACTCAGCTATTCCATCATTGCTGCGATGGGTTGACTATACACATATCATGTGGGGATCCGATATTCCGTTTACGCCTTTGGTGGCCGCCGCAGCGGGAATTTCGCATTTGACGTGGATGTTCAGGCGGTCAGACGTCGCAATGCGGGGAGGCTACTCGGGTAAAGGTATACGAGAGCTATTCAGGCGAGGGGGCTTGGTCAAGACATCCCTGCGTAAATCCCGGCTAACTTCCGAACCGAAACACGTTCTGACATCCCAGTACTCCGGCTTGGCTGTTTTAGGACAAGCGCGTTTCTGGTGCCTTGTCGGACCCCGGGCTGTACGTGTACCTTAG
- a CDS encoding polyprotein (similar to Colletotrichum gloeosporioides Nara gc5 XP_007273551.1) codes for MLITDRWSGYIWDFYLADRGAETMIEVFNTLFGILERRFRIKPSVIECDNEIYKRRLQVRQFLESLFIVIEPSAPDTQAQNGGAERSGGVIKNKARAMRSGARLPVYLWVEVFKAAVYLYNRTPKYIYKWQSPYDRFYTFVAERDGVAIDGRKPDQRHLRVYGCKAFAMTREALRKSNRLERMNPRAWIGYLVGYQSTNIYRIWNPKLGTVISTRDVTFNEDECFNGDLNQMRDDLRHMSREELVAILRDIEEPSNQDDMQEDVEGEDDIVYGAGNGWNIGAIQRVDERSGDERTEVPSARSVVDGSGRSAQTAAVSLPEVSEALPAFDDCPSEGIRTRTGMPPAESGSQESSRKKGQDHILPNFGAQQRQDAGCRETSRSPLPDAFAREAPASAKDADTQVQHYPTPARSESFPAALMTYCFGDTNEVLQAEDETIQRSDIDVWKAAFAAGRHAMPIGVIDNKQIDKAKLLRSLKRPERRSGPSGTVNGQPVDKDKFRKLLAKAVSLHRRQMPALPRSHHEVLMHPMESEFLQAEAIHLQSHVNMKTYKEIPKDDSSARGEQVLDCMWVYTYKFDKHGYFQKCKARLVVRGDQQAKSIHEDTYASTLAGRSFRILMAIAARFDLELVQYDAVNAFVNAKINRDIFMRMPPGYRKPGRILKLQRALYGLRCSPLLWQKELTNTLEELGFEKVPHEPCCMMKNGIIIFFYVDDIVLAYKKGKETEAQNLADRLKQKYELTGGNQLQWFLGIEITRDRDQKLIWLSQSAYIDKIANLAGSVDRRLNVPMSGPELLPYEGRASAASIRKYQRKIGSLLYAAVITRPDIAFAVSRLARFNMNPSNEHHDAADKVLQYLTQTRTLALQLGGGDEFLVASDASFADNSIDRKSSQAYVMKLFGGTIAWRANKQDTVTTSTTEAELLAVSQAAKESMFVSRLLKELSIRLDDQTIHIQCDNQQTIKVVNKEIGLLQTKLRHVDVHNHWLRQEVQNKTISVEYMPSSEMMADGLTKALTTQRFRESVARLGLVDIATRLQQRQLNEMDETLQQKLNQLEM; via the coding sequence ATGTTGATCACTGATAGGTGGTCTGGATACATATGGGACTTCTACCTCGCTGATCGTGGAGCGGAAACCATGATTGAAGTATTCAATACTTTATTCGGCATTCTTGAAAGACGATTCCGAATTAAACCGAGTGTCATCGAGTGCGACAACGAAATATACAAAAGGAGGCTACAAGTGCGCCAGTTCTTGGAATCTCTCTTCATTGTGATCGAGCCCTCAGCCCCAGACACACAAGCTCAGAATGGCGGTGCTGAACGCTCGGGGGGCGTaatcaagaacaaggcaCGCGCAATGAGAAGCGGGGCCAGGCTACCAGTCTACTTATGGGTAGAGGTTTTCAAAGCTGCTGTATACCTATACAACCGAACACCAAAGTACATCTATAAATGGCAATCACCGTATGATCGCTTCTACACCTTCGTGGCTGAACGCGATGGTGTTGCAATTGATGGTAGAAAGCCAGATCAGAGGCATCTCCGAGTGTACGGATGCAAGGCATTCGCTATGACAAGAGAAGCCTTACGAAAATCCAACCGCCTGGAAAGAATGAATCCAAGGGCATGGATTGGTTACCTCGTCGGATACCAATCCACAAATATTTATCGGATTTGGAACCCAAAACTAGGTACCGTTATCTCCACAAGAGACGTGACATTCAATGAAGACGAATGTTTCAACGGAGACCTTAATCAAATGAGGGACGACCTCCGTCATATGAGTCGAGAAGAATTGGTTGCCATTCTTCGAGACATTGAGGAGCCGTCGAACCAGGATGATATGCAAGAGGACGTCGAAGGTGAGGATGATATTGTGTATGGTGCGGGAAATGGATGGAACATTGGTGCAATCCAGCGAGTGGATGAGCGGAGCGGGGATGAACGAACTGAGGTGCCAAGTGCACGATCAGTGGTTGACGGTTCTGGAAGAAGTGCCCAAACTGCAGCCGTGAGTCTCCCTGAAGTGTCAGAAGCACTTCCCGCGTTTGATGACTGTCCCAGTGAAGGTATCCGAACACGGACCGGCATGCCACCGGCAGAGTCAGGATCACAGGAATCTTCCAGGAAAAAGGGGCAGGATCACATCTTACCCAATTTTGGGGCTCAACAACGGCAGGATGCCGGCTGTAGGGAGACGTCCCGCAGTCCGCTACCTGATGCATTTGCGAGGGAAGCCCCCGCGTCGGCCAAAGATGCCGACACGCAAGTCCAACATtatccaacaccagcacgGTCAGAATCTTTTCCTGCGGCCCTCATGACATATTGCTTTGGGGATACAAATGAAGTTCTTCAAGCTGAAGATGAAACAATCCAGCGCTCCGACATTGATGTCTGGAAGGCAGCATTCGCTGCTGGGCGACATGCAATGCCAATTGGAGTAATTGACAATAAGCAAATAGATAAAGCCAAACTTCTTCGGTCCCTCAAAAGACCGGAAAGGCGATCAGGACCAAGCGGCACAGTTAATGGccagccagttgacaaggacaagttccGGAAGCTACTGGCAAAAGCCGTGTCGCTCCACAGACGGCAAATGCCAGCTCTTCCAAGGTCGCACCATGAAGTGCTGATGCATCCAATGGAGTCAGAGTTTCTCCAAGCAGAAGCTATTCACCTTCAAAGTCATGTTAACATGAAGACGTACAAAGAAATACCCAAAGACGACTCGTCAGCAAGAGGCGAGCAAGTCTTGGACTGCATGTGGGTCTACACATACAAGTTTGACAAGCATGGTTATTTCCAGAAGTGCAAAGCGCGGCTAGTTGTTCGAGGAGATCAGCAGGCGAAATCCATACACGAGGACACATACGCCTCTACACTAGCTGGACGCTCATTCAGAATCCTCATGGCTATTGCTGCACGGTTCGATCTCGAATTAGTGCAATATGATGCTGTCAATGCGtttgtcaatgccaaaaTAAACAGAGACATATTTATGAGAATGCCTCCAGGGTACCGTAAGCCAGGAAGGATATTGAAGCTCCAAAGAGCACTATACGGATTAAGATGTTCGCCCCTGCTTTGGCAGAAAGAGCTGACAAACACCCTTGAAGAGCTTGGGTTTGAGAAGGTCCCACATGAACCTTGCTGtatgatgaagaatggcatcataATATTCTTTTATGTGGACGACATCGTCCTAGCATATAAAAAGGGCAAAGAAACTGAAGCCCAAAATCTGGCTGACCGTCTGAAACAGAAATACGAACTGACCGGCGGAAACCAACTACAATGGTTCCTGGGAATAGAAATTACCCGAGACCGAGATCAGAAACTTATTTGGTTATCCCAATCTGCTTATATTGATAAGATCGCTAACTTAGCAGGGAGCGTAGATCGAAGACTGAATGTGCCCATGTCGGGACCAGAGCTCTTACCATACGAAGGAAGAGCGTCCGCCGCCTCAATACGGAAATATCAGAGGAAGATCGGATCACTGCTTTACGCAGCAGTAATAACCCGACCAGATATTGCGTTCGCAGTGTCAAGACTGGCTCGATTCAACATGAACCCTTCAAATGAACACCACGACGCAGCAGATAAGGTTCTTCAGTACTTAACACAGACGCGAACACTTGCGTTGCAACTCGGCGGAGGTGACGAGTTCCTTGTGGCAAGCGACGCATCATTCGCAGATAACTCAATTGACCGAAAGAGCTCCCAAGCATATGTAATGAAACTCTTTGGAGGAACAATAGCCTGGAGAGCCAACAAACAGGACACCGTAACTACCTCAACGACAGAGGCAGAGCTTCTTGCAGTTTCCCAAGCCGCAAAAGAATCAATGTTTGTCAGTCGTCTGCTCAAGGAATTGAGTATTCGCCTTGACGACCAGACAATACATATTCAATGCGACAACCAGCAGACAATCAAAGTGGTCAACAAAGAGATTGGTTTACTCCAAACCAAACTTCGACACGTTGATGTCCACAACCATTGGCTCCGGCAAGAGGTGCAGAACAAGACCATTTCAGTCGAGTACATGCCAAGTAGCGAGATGATGGCAGATGGCTTAACCAAAGCTCTCACCACTCAACGCTTCAGAGAGTCTGTGGCGAGACTGGGACTAGTGGACATTGCGACGCGACTGCAGCAACGACAGCTGAATGAGATGGACGAGACTTTGCAACAGAAGCTTAACCAGCTAGAGATGTGA